Proteins encoded in a region of the Zea mays cultivar B73 chromosome 2, Zm-B73-REFERENCE-NAM-5.0, whole genome shotgun sequence genome:
- the LOC103647520 gene encoding serine carboxypeptidase 1, giving the protein MVGNNTVASLFYYSLLIICAAAWHADASQADRLREFIRSRRNSPSEAADKGTFEVANIGHSVASSLLSTSSYSDSEQSALKAADKITALPGQPDGGVDFDQYAGYVTVDEKNGRALFYYLVEAPQDASAKPLLLWLNGGPGCSSLGYGAMQELGPFRVNSDNKTLSRNKAAWNNVANVIFLESPAGVGFSYSNTSSDYGLSGDRRTAADAYLFLANWLERFPEYKSRPFYISGESYAGHYVPELAATILTQNSYNSRTAINLRGILVGNPLLDSYMNLKGAVAYYWSHGLMSDEVFDNITRHCKYDSSDGVACSGALEAVDPGQIDPYNVYAPICVDAANGAYYPTGYLPGYDPCSDYYTYSYLNDPAVQNAFHARTTSWSACANLNWTDAPISMVPTVAGLIEKKLPVWIFSGDFDSVCPLPATRFSIHDLNLHVTTPWRPWTVNMEVGGYVQQYQGGFTFASVRGAGHMVPSSQADRALVLLDSFLKGVLPPYVQEQ; this is encoded by the exons ATGGTGGGGAACAATACTGTTGCTTCCCTCTtctactattctttgctcatcatCTGCGCCGCTGCTTGGCACGCGGATGCGTCCCAAGCGGATCGACTGAGAGAATTCATCAGGTCTAGGAGGAACAGTCCTAGTGAGGCTGCTGATAAGGGCACGTTTGAGGTTGCCAACATAGGGCACAGCGTAGCTAGCAGCCTCCTGAGCACAAGCAGCTACTCCGACAGTGAACAGAGCGCCCTGAAGGCAGCTGACAAGATCACTGCGCTGCCGGGGCAACCGGACGGCGGCGTCGACTTCGACCAGTACGCCGGGTACGTGACTGTCGACGAGAAGAATGGCCGGGCACTCTTCTACTACTTGGTGGAGGCACCACAGGATGCCTCGGCAAAGCCGCTCCTCCTGTGGCTTAACGGAG GGCCCGGATGCTCATCGCTTGGCTACGGAGCAATGCAAGAGCTCGGTCCGTTCCGCGTAAACAGCGACAACAAAACGCTGAGCAGAAACAAGGCGGCTTGGAATAACG TGGCTAATGTGATCTTCTTGGAGTCGCCGGCGGGTGTTGGATTCTCCTACTCCAACACATCCTCCGACTACGGCCTCAGCGGAGACCGAAGGACAGCTGCTGATGCGTACTTGTTTTTGGCTAACTGGCTGGAGCGCTTTCCTGAATACAAAAGCCGTCCGTTCTACATCTCCGGGGAGAGCTACGCCGGACACTACGTACCCGAACTTGCTGCCACCATCTTAACCCAGAATTCCTACAACAGCAGGACGGCCATAAACCTCCGGGGCATCTTG GTTGGAAATCCACTTCTGGATTCGTATATGAACTTGAAGGGTGCAGTTGCCTACTACTGGAGCCATGGGTTGATGTCGGACGAGGTCTTTGACAACATAACCAGGCACTGCAAGTATGACAGTTCAGATGGTGTGGCATGCAGTGGCGCTTTGGAGGCGGTAGATCCTGGACAGATTGATCCTTACAACGTATATGCTCCGATCTGTGTTGATGCGGCCAACGGAGCATACTACCCCACTGGCTAC CTACCTGGATATGATCCATGCAGCGATTACTACACCTATTCCTACCTCAATGACCCAGCAGTGCAGAATGCTTTCCACGCTAGGACGACAAGTTGGTCAGCGTGCGC GAACTTGAACTGGACGGACGCACCGATTTCCATGGTGCCAACAGTCGCAGGGCTGATTGAGAAGAAGCTGCCTGTTTGGATTTTTAG TGGCGATTTTGATTCCGTGTGCCCACTTCCTGCTACGAGGTTTTCCATCCATGATCTTAACCTGCACGTCACCACTCCATGGCGCCCGTGGACAGTAAACATGGAG GTCGGAGGATATGTTCAACAATACCAGGGAGGATTCACGTTTGCCTCTGTCAGAGGAGCTGGTCATATGGTTCCGTCTTCCCAGGCTGATAGAGCATTAGTATTATTGGACTCCTTTCTGAAAGGGGTGCTCCCACCATACGTACAGGAGCAGTAA